The following are from one region of the Shinella sp. PSBB067 genome:
- the dapF gene encoding diaminopimelate epimerase, producing MAAEVQFARMNGLGNMILVVDMRGRADAVTPAAAIALNADPATRFDQIMAIHDPKTAGTDAFIDIINCDGSKAQACGNGTRCVVQALAAETGRKAFTFQTVAGILNATEHADGTISVDMGKPVFEWNRIPLAEEFFDTSRIELQIGPIDAPILHSPAAMSMGNPHAVFWVDRDPMSFDLDRFGPLLENHPMFPEKANITLAQVTSPSSMTTRTWERGAGLTLACGSAACSAGVSGARTGRTGRKVAITVASSPNRGTLTIEWREDDHVVMTGPAEWEWSGTLDPSTGAFRRDETGAAAL from the coding sequence CCTCGTCGTGGACATGCGCGGCCGCGCCGATGCCGTGACGCCGGCGGCGGCCATTGCGCTGAATGCCGACCCGGCCACCCGCTTCGACCAGATCATGGCGATCCACGATCCGAAGACGGCGGGAACGGACGCCTTCATCGACATCATCAATTGCGACGGGTCCAAGGCGCAGGCCTGCGGCAACGGCACGCGCTGCGTCGTGCAGGCGCTCGCCGCCGAGACGGGCCGCAAGGCCTTCACCTTCCAGACGGTCGCCGGCATCCTCAACGCCACCGAGCATGCGGACGGCACGATCTCCGTCGACATGGGCAAGCCCGTCTTCGAATGGAACCGTATTCCGCTTGCCGAAGAGTTCTTCGACACGAGCCGCATCGAATTGCAGATCGGGCCGATCGACGCGCCGATCCTGCATTCGCCCGCCGCCATGTCGATGGGCAATCCCCATGCCGTCTTCTGGGTCGACCGCGATCCGATGAGCTTCGATCTCGACCGCTTCGGCCCGCTGCTCGAAAACCATCCGATGTTCCCGGAAAAGGCCAATATCACGCTGGCGCAGGTCACCTCGCCGTCCTCGATGACGACGCGGACCTGGGAGCGCGGCGCGGGCCTGACGCTCGCCTGCGGCTCGGCCGCCTGCTCGGCCGGCGTTTCCGGCGCGCGCACCGGCCGGACGGGCCGAAAGGTTGCGATCACGGTCGCCAGCAGCCCGAACCGCGGCACGCTGACCATCGAGTGGCGCGAGGACGACCATGTCGTGATGACGGGGCCTGCCGAATGGGAATGGTCGGGCACGCTCGATCCCTCGACCGGCGCCTTCCGCCGCGACGAGACCGGGGCGGCCGCCCTTTGA